TTGTGAAATCGCCTTTGTACCAATCAAATATTTTGGAGATGCGTACCTTTTTTTTGCTTTTATCTACTTGGATGAATTTCGGGTCATTTAATGCCTCTCGGGTTCTTTCTTCCAGTTGCTGATCCAGTTGGTCGGCCTGATAAGCAAAACTAGCCAAAGGCGGACAACTCATTGCCGCACAAACCAGCACAAAGTGAGCGCGAGCATCAAAGTGATCTTTAAGCAAATGCTCCTTCTCTAACTCATTTAAGGTAAGTGATTTGCCTGCTACTTTATGCTCGTTTTTATCAAAAAAGCCATTAATATTCATGGGCGACTTCACCGGATAGTGCTGAATAATCTGATAAATTGTGACAATATTATAGGCGTTGATGTAGAATGCCTTTTTTTCTTCATCCGAAATTCCCTCAAGCGAAGCACTTCCTACTTCTTCATAAAGAAGGTTAATCTTGGTCGGATTATTGGCAATGGCTTCGTAGTTCACTAATCCGTTATTCACCTGATTTTCCAGTAAATCATCCGCATTCTTGGTAAAATCAGCGACACCGAATGGGATAAAGACATAAGCTAGTATAGTGGCTATTATTGCTTTCATCATTAATCATGTTTAGTTGGTTTTGTGCTATTAACGTGCCACACTGAGTTTGGATAACCTAGAAGTGTCATCTCGGTGACATACGGGCTTTCACCTCTGCTAATTCTTCCAAAGAATAATTACTGATATTAATTTTTCACAACACCTTTTCAATTGTCAACCCGAAGACATAACAGTTGTTCTACAATAACATAATTGCGCCTACTTCATATATACCCAAAGAAAGTTTCAACTATTATTCAACCTTCTAACACACTTTCGTATGAGCAACAAAACGATCATCCTATCTAGTAGTATTATTTTTATTTCCAATTTACTGCTAATCCACTCCGCAAAATCCCAATCGCTGACCGATGGATTCATGAAAGGTAAAGGACACGGCAGCGTGGTTGTGTCTTATTCTTGGGAGCGCTATGACGAATTTTACTTCGGAACAGAGCAAATGGACGCACCGGGCGATTTTGGCGGACAGATTACAACCCAAAGCGTAAGCCTATACGGTATCTATGGATTAACCGATAATCTGGATATTATTGTGAACTTGCCCTTTATAGCAGCTCAAGGGGACAACGGAGAACCGGAAGCCCCCAACCAAGATGTGAGTGGCTTGCAAGATGCAGCTCTATTCTTGAAGTGGCGTCCTCTTTATATTGAGACCGAATCTGGCAATCTTTCGTTTTTAGGAGCAGTCGGCTTGGCTACTCCTCTAAGCGATTATGCCGATAACGCGGTTTTGTCCATTGGCAATCAGTCTACCCGAGCAGATGTCCGGTTGATGACTCAGTATTTTACGAACAGCGGATTCTTTGTAGACCTACAGGCTGGTTATTCTGCTCGAAGTAATGATGTCCCTAATGCCACGCTACTGGCGGGAAAAATTGGCTATGCGGGCAAGAGTTTTTACGTAGATCTGTGGTCTGAATCGCAAATATCCGATAGTAATGCCCCCGACATTGGTGGAGTACCGTTCAATGAAACCCGGGTAAATTACACTCAGATTGGCATTAGCGGTTATGTTCCCATAACAAGTGCGTTAGGCGTTTCAGCGGGATTGGGTCAATTTGTAGGCGGACGAAACGTAGGTTTGGCAACTCGCGTTTCAGGGGGCGTAGTGTACAGTTTTTAGCTTGTTAGTCAATAGTCCACATATGATGAATGATGACTAATGATCGATGATGAGTTATTGGCATTTTCATTATTCATTAATCCGCGTCACGGTGGTATCATTCACTACTCATTGAAGCAAACTGTGGACTATATTGTAATCTTCCTGACTTTTTCTACATTGCTACTAGCTTACATTTGCCTGACGAACCCTCTAACTATATGACTCACGTTTGCATTATCGGAAACGGTATTGCGGGTATCACTGCCGCTCGTAATATTCGCAAGCTGAAACCCGCCAGCGACTTTAAGATCACGGTTATCTCCGCTGAGACCGATCATTTCTTCTCTCGCACGGCACTCATGTACATTTACATGGGACACATGACCTACGAACACACTAAGCCGTATGAAGACTGGTTCTGGGAGAAAAATAATATAGAGCTAGTGCGGGATTATGCGCAAAAGGTAGATGCTTCAGCAAAAACACTTAGCCTTCAAAGTGGAGGAAATATTAGCTACGATGTGTTGGTTCTTGC
This region of Tunicatimonas pelagia genomic DNA includes:
- a CDS encoding DUF547 domain-containing protein translates to MMKAIIATILAYVFIPFGVADFTKNADDLLENQVNNGLVNYEAIANNPTKINLLYEEVGSASLEGISDEEKKAFYINAYNIVTIYQIIQHYPVKSPMNINGFFDKNEHKVAGKSLTLNELEKEHLLKDHFDARAHFVLVCAAMSCPPLASFAYQADQLDQQLEERTREALNDPKFIQVDKSKKKVRISKIFDWYKGDFTKNQASVLQYINQYRTEKIPESYKVGYYEYSWALNEQ
- a CDS encoding transporter, with translation MSNKTIILSSSIIFISNLLLIHSAKSQSLTDGFMKGKGHGSVVVSYSWERYDEFYFGTEQMDAPGDFGGQITTQSVSLYGIYGLTDNLDIIVNLPFIAAQGDNGEPEAPNQDVSGLQDAALFLKWRPLYIETESGNLSFLGAVGLATPLSDYADNAVLSIGNQSTRADVRLMTQYFTNSGFFVDLQAGYSARSNDVPNATLLAGKIGYAGKSFYVDLWSESQISDSNAPDIGGVPFNETRVNYTQIGISGYVPITSALGVSAGLGQFVGGRNVGLATRVSGGVVYSF